A section of the Marinimicrobium koreense genome encodes:
- a CDS encoding aspartate aminotransferase family protein — protein MDTLMNTYGTRTLTLVRGEGSRVWDDQGNSYIDAISGIAVCGLGHSHPAVTRALCDQAGTLLHVSNLYNIPPQRQLADLLCGQTGMERVFFSNSGAEANEAAIKLARKYGAAQGIERPAILVMENSFHGRTLATLSATGNKKAQEGFAPLVEGFIRVPYNDPEAVRAAAAQHANIVAILVEPVQGEGGVRVPALGYLNQLREICDQNQWLLMLDEIQTGNGRTGRYFAFQHNGIQPDVLTTAKGLGNGVPIGACLARGQAAEIFQPGSHGSTFGGNPLACRAGIAVVETLLNEGLIARAAQMGDWLLEQFRERLKDDAKVVDIRGKGLMIGLELDRPCAELVAQARERELLINVTAGNTLRLLPPFILTEAEAEQLVTGVVELIRAF, from the coding sequence ATGGACACATTGATGAACACTTACGGTACTCGCACTCTGACCCTGGTTCGGGGCGAAGGCAGCCGTGTGTGGGACGATCAGGGCAATAGCTATATCGACGCCATCAGTGGCATCGCCGTCTGCGGGCTGGGCCATTCCCACCCGGCGGTGACCCGCGCCCTGTGCGATCAGGCCGGCACCCTGCTGCACGTCTCCAACCTGTACAACATTCCGCCACAGCGTCAACTGGCGGACCTGTTGTGCGGGCAGACCGGTATGGAACGGGTGTTTTTCTCCAACTCCGGGGCAGAAGCCAACGAAGCGGCGATCAAGCTCGCCCGTAAGTACGGCGCCGCTCAGGGCATTGAGCGCCCGGCCATTCTGGTGATGGAAAACAGCTTTCACGGCCGGACCCTGGCGACACTCAGCGCCACCGGGAATAAAAAGGCGCAAGAGGGCTTCGCGCCCCTGGTGGAAGGTTTCATTCGGGTGCCGTACAACGACCCGGAAGCCGTCCGCGCCGCTGCCGCTCAACACGCCAACATCGTCGCCATCCTGGTCGAACCGGTGCAGGGTGAAGGGGGTGTGCGAGTGCCCGCACTTGGCTACCTGAACCAGTTGCGGGAAATCTGCGATCAGAACCAGTGGCTGCTGATGCTGGACGAAATTCAGACTGGCAATGGTCGTACCGGTCGCTACTTTGCTTTTCAACACAACGGCATTCAGCCGGATGTGCTGACCACGGCCAAGGGCCTGGGCAATGGTGTCCCCATTGGCGCCTGCCTGGCGCGCGGACAGGCGGCCGAGATATTTCAACCGGGTAGCCACGGCTCCACCTTTGGTGGCAATCCGCTCGCCTGCCGGGCCGGCATTGCCGTGGTGGAAACCCTGCTCAACGAGGGGCTCATCGCCCGTGCCGCCCAGATGGGCGACTGGCTGCTGGAGCAGTTCCGCGAACGCCTGAAGGACGATGCCAAGGTGGTGGACATTCGCGGTAAAGGGCTGATGATCGGCCTGGAACTCGATCGCCCCTGCGCCGAACTGGTGGCACAGGCCCGCGAGCGCGAGCTGCTGATCAACGTCACCGCCGGCAATACCTTGCGTCTGCTGCCGCCCTTTATTCTGACGGAAGCGGAAGCCGAGCAGTTGGTTACCGGTGTGGTGGAATTGATTCGCGCCTTTTAA
- the grxD gene encoding Grx4 family monothiol glutaredoxin → MDEVQATIKQQIEENAVILYMKGSPNAPQCGFSQRTSQAVMACGQRFAYVDVLANPEIRSGLPLYGNWPTFPQLWVKGELIGGCDIVMEMYESGELKPLLEGAAAKE, encoded by the coding sequence ATGGACGAAGTACAGGCAACCATCAAGCAGCAGATCGAAGAAAACGCGGTGATTCTCTACATGAAGGGCTCGCCCAACGCGCCTCAGTGCGGTTTTTCCCAGCGCACCTCCCAAGCCGTGATGGCCTGCGGTCAGCGGTTTGCCTACGTCGATGTGCTGGCCAACCCCGAAATCCGCTCCGGTCTGCCCCTGTACGGCAACTGGCCGACCTTCCCGCAGCTGTGGGTCAAGGGTGAATTGATTGGCGGTTGTGACATTGTTATGGAAATGTACGAAAGTGGCGAGCTCAAGCCGCTGCTGGAAGGCGCTGCCGCCAAAGAGTAA
- the argF gene encoding ornithine carbamoyltransferase produces MAQPRHFLTLMDLEPAELNAVLDRAIELKAIQARGESEELFKNKVLGMIFEKSSTRTRVSFEAGMAQMGGHALFLSPRDTQLGRGEPIEDSARVLSRMVDIVMIRTFEHANVERFAEYSKVPVINALTDDFHPCQLLADMQTFLEHRGPIQGKTVAWVGDGNNMCQSYINAAQQWDFELRIACPEGFEPRQDLLDAARDRVSIFRTPEEAVKDSDLVVTDTWASMGQEDEKKLREQAFAGYQVDAELMSHAHDRALFMHCLPAYRGKEISAELLDSPESVVWEEAENRLHAQKALVEFLFNHSR; encoded by the coding sequence ATGGCCCAACCAAGACACTTTCTGACCCTGATGGATCTCGAGCCCGCTGAACTGAATGCGGTGCTGGATCGCGCCATTGAACTCAAGGCCATTCAGGCCCGGGGCGAATCCGAAGAGCTGTTCAAGAACAAGGTGCTGGGGATGATTTTTGAAAAATCCTCCACCCGTACCCGCGTTTCATTTGAAGCCGGCATGGCGCAGATGGGCGGCCACGCCCTGTTCCTCTCGCCCCGCGATACCCAACTGGGGCGCGGTGAGCCGATTGAGGACTCCGCCCGGGTGCTGTCGCGCATGGTGGATATCGTGATGATCCGCACCTTCGAGCACGCCAATGTGGAGCGCTTCGCGGAATACTCAAAGGTGCCGGTGATCAACGCCCTGACCGATGACTTCCACCCCTGCCAATTGCTGGCGGACATGCAGACTTTCCTCGAGCACCGCGGCCCCATCCAGGGCAAGACAGTGGCCTGGGTGGGCGATGGCAACAACATGTGTCAGTCCTACATCAACGCCGCCCAGCAGTGGGACTTCGAGCTGCGTATTGCCTGTCCGGAAGGCTTCGAGCCCCGCCAGGACCTGCTCGATGCCGCGCGCGATCGGGTGAGCATTTTCCGCACGCCGGAAGAAGCGGTGAAAGACAGCGACCTGGTGGTCACCGACACCTGGGCCTCCATGGGCCAGGAAGATGAGAAAAAACTGCGCGAACAGGCCTTCGCCGGCTATCAGGTCGATGCCGAGCTGATGAGTCACGCCCACGACCGCGCCCTGTTCATGCACTGTCTGCCCGCCTATCGCGGCAAGGAAATCAGCGCCGAGCTGCTGGACTCTCCGGAGTCGGTGGTCTGGGAAGAGGCCGAGAATCGCCTGCACGCCCAGAAGGCCCTGGTCGAATTCCTGTTCAACCACTCAAGGTAA
- the hrpB gene encoding ATP-dependent helicase HrpB, with the protein MKPTSLPNLPLSDYHADFINALGRGPLLLEAEPGAGKSTLAPLWALEAAPDGQQVWLVQPRILAARGVARRLASLYGESVGQTVGYQVPFDRQVSEATRLVVMTPGIALQRLLADPELAGVATVMLDEVHERALDQDTAWAWLQEVAVLREDIALVLMSATPDPALQQQVAQRLSAPGRCFPVSVQYLAPRRDTRGAAERLDEHLLRALSEVADWRAQTVLVFLPGWRTIEDCASALARREPSVRLARLHSRVPDQEQQEALDPASGPRVILATNIAETSLTIPDVTLVIDSGQVRRSVFEQGTGVSRLQTRRISQASAEQRRGRAGRVQAGHCIRLWSQEESLAPAEPPEVRSTDYVPLALRLAHWGSPVEELPWLEAPNRLALERARQQLQDWRLLDEAGRVTDAGRQVAALGTHPRLARFLQTALYEKALDESSLQTGAQKTLPEGALLLALALHFDALETSDQWQAAARAQRAGQRTWQRQAQRWFKALSAVESRAELDPACLADAFRDRIGHRQDSGRYRLNSGISVAPDRPLDSEWAVFADVQARGKGHRGVGWPLTLNAEQRRALSQCESRLSHRGKGWVMHTTWRMGGSVTAEDRHPVTGEALAEALVADLRERGLSAYPWPEAATGLYRRAQLANESGVLDLPTLDESVLLSTLDQWFAPFVTDSLHPDRLPWREALAFYLGHDAVQALDQLLPLQVALPSGRSVSVDYPENGTPTVSGKLQEFFGCDRFELADGRVPLRLHLASPNGSPLAITGDLGSFWQGAYGEVRKQMRGRYPKHPWPEDPASHPPTRLTKKRLGAS; encoded by the coding sequence ATGAAACCAACCTCTCTCCCAAACCTCCCCCTAAGTGACTACCACGCCGATTTCATCAACGCGCTTGGCCGTGGCCCGCTCTTGCTGGAAGCCGAACCGGGTGCGGGTAAATCCACCCTGGCGCCGCTTTGGGCGCTGGAGGCGGCACCGGACGGGCAGCAGGTCTGGTTGGTTCAGCCGCGCATTCTGGCGGCGCGGGGGGTGGCACGGCGGCTCGCCTCGCTGTATGGGGAGTCGGTGGGCCAGACGGTGGGTTATCAGGTGCCGTTTGACCGGCAGGTGTCCGAGGCGACCCGACTGGTGGTGATGACGCCGGGGATTGCCCTGCAGCGTCTGCTGGCCGACCCGGAGTTGGCCGGGGTGGCGACGGTAATGCTGGATGAGGTGCACGAGCGGGCGCTGGATCAGGATACGGCCTGGGCCTGGCTGCAGGAGGTGGCGGTGCTGCGGGAGGATATTGCGCTGGTGTTGATGTCCGCCACGCCCGATCCGGCGCTACAACAGCAGGTGGCCCAGCGGCTGTCGGCGCCGGGGCGATGTTTCCCGGTATCGGTGCAGTATCTTGCGCCCCGGCGGGATACCCGCGGGGCCGCGGAGCGCCTGGATGAGCATTTGTTACGGGCGCTGTCCGAGGTGGCCGACTGGCGGGCGCAGACCGTGTTGGTGTTTTTGCCCGGCTGGCGGACGATTGAAGACTGCGCCTCGGCGCTCGCGCGCCGGGAGCCGTCCGTCCGGCTGGCTCGCCTGCACAGTCGGGTGCCGGACCAAGAGCAGCAGGAGGCATTGGATCCGGCCAGTGGCCCGCGGGTGATTCTCGCCACCAATATCGCCGAAACCTCGCTGACCATCCCCGATGTCACCCTGGTGATTGACTCCGGCCAGGTGCGCCGTTCGGTGTTTGAGCAGGGTACCGGCGTGAGCCGTCTGCAGACCCGGCGGATCAGTCAGGCCAGCGCCGAGCAGCGTCGCGGCCGGGCGGGGCGGGTGCAGGCGGGGCACTGTATCCGGCTCTGGTCTCAAGAGGAGTCATTGGCGCCAGCGGAGCCACCGGAGGTGCGCTCCACCGACTATGTGCCTTTGGCTCTGCGGTTGGCGCACTGGGGGTCCCCGGTGGAAGAGTTGCCCTGGTTGGAAGCGCCCAACAGGCTGGCGCTGGAACGAGCCCGCCAGCAGTTGCAGGATTGGCGGTTACTGGATGAAGCGGGCCGGGTGACCGACGCCGGACGGCAGGTGGCGGCGCTGGGGACCCATCCGCGCCTGGCCCGTTTTCTGCAAACGGCTCTTTATGAAAAGGCGCTTGATGAATCGTCGCTTCAGACCGGGGCGCAGAAGACCCTGCCGGAAGGCGCTTTGCTGCTGGCGCTGGCCCTGCACTTTGACGCCCTGGAAACGTCGGATCAGTGGCAGGCGGCGGCCCGGGCCCAGCGCGCTGGTCAGCGCACCTGGCAACGTCAGGCGCAGCGCTGGTTCAAGGCGTTGAGCGCCGTGGAAAGTCGGGCCGAGCTGGACCCGGCCTGCCTCGCCGATGCCTTTCGGGACCGGATTGGTCATCGTCAGGATTCGGGCCGGTACCGTCTCAACAGCGGCATCAGCGTCGCGCCGGATCGGCCCCTGGACAGCGAGTGGGCGGTATTTGCCGATGTGCAGGCCCGGGGCAAAGGGCATCGCGGCGTCGGCTGGCCGTTGACGTTGAACGCCGAGCAGCGGCGTGCCCTCAGTCAGTGTGAATCCCGACTGAGTCATCGCGGCAAGGGCTGGGTGATGCACACCACCTGGCGGATGGGGGGCTCGGTGACCGCCGAGGACCGACACCCGGTCACCGGCGAGGCGTTGGCCGAGGCACTGGTGGCGGATCTGCGCGAACGCGGGCTCAGTGCTTACCCCTGGCCGGAGGCGGCCACAGGACTGTACCGACGGGCCCAGCTGGCCAATGAGTCGGGGGTGCTGGACCTTCCGACGCTGGATGAGTCGGTGTTGTTATCGACGCTCGATCAATGGTTTGCCCCCTTCGTGACCGATAGCCTTCACCCCGACCGGTTGCCCTGGCGCGAGGCACTGGCGTTTTATCTCGGGCACGATGCCGTGCAGGCGCTGGACCAGTTGCTCCCGCTCCAAGTGGCGTTGCCCAGCGGCCGCTCGGTGTCGGTGGACTACCCCGAAAACGGGACGCCGACGGTGAGCGGCAAACTGCAGGAGTTTTTCGGGTGTGACCGTTTTGAACTCGCCGACGGGCGGGTGCCACTGCGGCTGCACCTGGCCTCGCCCAACGGCAGCCCGCTGGCGATTACCGGCGATCTGGGGTCATTCTGGCAGGGGGCCTATGGGGAGGTGCGCAAACAGATGCGGGGCCGCTATCCCAAACACCCCTGGCCGGAAGACCCGGCCAGCCATCCGCCCACTCGGCTGACCAAGAAGCGACTGGGCGCCTCCTGA
- a CDS encoding fumarate hydratase, with product MTTVIRQNDLIDSVADALQFISYYHPVDFIQAVHRAYEREANPAAKDAMAQILINSRMCATGHRPICQDTGIVTVFVTVGMDVQWEADMSLTDMVNEGVRRAYNHPDNVLRASILDDPDGARKNTGDNTPAVIHYNIVPGNTVDVHVAAKGGGSEAKTKFAMLNPSDSVVDWVLDMVPKMGAGWCPPGMLGIGIGGTAEKAMQIAKESLLDPVDIQELQERGASNRSEELRLELYEKVNQLGIGAQGLGGLTTVLDVKVKDYPTHAANKAVAIIPNCAATRHAHFTLTGEGPALQTPPNLDDWPEVAWEAGDNVRRVNLDTVTKEDVKSWQPGDTILLSGKMLTGRDAAHKKMVDLIAKGEELPVDLTGRFIYYVGPVDPVRDEVVGPAGPTTATRMDKFTRTMLEQTGLLGMIGKAERGPAAIEAIRDNESVYLMAVGGAAYLVSQAIKSSKVLGFPELGMEAIYEFEVKDMPVTVAVDSKGESVHQTGPKIWQAKIKDEAIKVV from the coding sequence ATGACCACCGTGATTCGCCAGAACGACCTGATCGACAGCGTCGCCGACGCGCTGCAGTTCATCTCCTACTACCATCCCGTGGACTTCATCCAGGCCGTGCACCGCGCCTACGAGCGCGAAGCCAACCCGGCTGCCAAGGACGCGATGGCCCAGATTCTGATCAACTCGCGCATGTGCGCTACCGGCCACCGCCCGATCTGTCAGGATACCGGCATTGTGACCGTCTTTGTCACCGTTGGTATGGACGTCCAGTGGGAGGCGGATATGAGCCTCACCGATATGGTCAACGAAGGCGTGCGTCGGGCCTATAACCACCCCGACAATGTTTTGCGCGCGTCCATTCTGGATGACCCGGACGGCGCCCGGAAGAATACCGGTGATAACACCCCGGCCGTCATTCACTATAATATCGTTCCCGGCAATACCGTCGACGTTCACGTGGCGGCCAAGGGCGGCGGCAGTGAAGCCAAAACCAAATTTGCCATGCTCAACCCCTCGGATTCCGTGGTGGATTGGGTGCTGGACATGGTGCCCAAAATGGGCGCGGGCTGGTGCCCGCCCGGCATGCTCGGCATCGGCATTGGTGGCACGGCCGAAAAAGCCATGCAGATCGCCAAAGAGTCGCTGCTGGATCCGGTCGACATTCAGGAGCTGCAGGAGCGCGGTGCCAGCAACCGCAGCGAAGAGCTGCGCCTGGAGCTGTACGAAAAAGTGAATCAGTTGGGCATTGGCGCCCAGGGCCTGGGTGGTTTGACCACGGTGCTGGACGTGAAAGTGAAGGACTACCCGACCCACGCGGCGAACAAAGCGGTGGCCATCATCCCCAATTGCGCCGCCACCCGTCACGCCCACTTCACCCTCACCGGAGAGGGCCCGGCCCTGCAGACGCCCCCTAACCTGGACGACTGGCCGGAAGTGGCCTGGGAAGCCGGCGACAATGTCCGTCGAGTGAACCTGGATACTGTCACCAAAGAGGATGTGAAATCCTGGCAACCCGGTGACACCATCCTGCTCTCCGGCAAAATGCTGACCGGCCGAGACGCCGCCCACAAGAAAATGGTGGACCTGATCGCCAAGGGTGAAGAGCTGCCGGTGGACCTGACCGGCCGTTTCATCTACTACGTGGGACCGGTCGATCCGGTGCGCGATGAAGTGGTGGGCCCCGCCGGCCCGACCACCGCCACCCGCATGGACAAGTTTACCCGCACGATGCTGGAGCAGACCGGCCTGCTGGGCATGATCGGCAAAGCGGAACGCGGCCCGGCGGCGATCGAGGCGATTCGCGATAATGAGTCGGTCTACCTGATGGCGGTAGGCGGCGCGGCCTATCTGGTGTCCCAGGCGATCAAGTCGTCGAAGGTGCTGGGCTTTCCGGAGCTGGGCATGGAGGCGATTTACGAGTTTGAGGTGAAGGATATGCCGGTCACCGTGGCGGTAGACAGCAAAGGCGAATCCGTTCACCAGACCGGCCCGAAAATCTGGCAGGCCAAGATCAAAGACGAAGCGATCAAGGTGGTGTAA
- a CDS encoding PhzF family phenazine biosynthesis protein has protein sequence MNLTQYQVDAFTQRPFEGNPAAVVPLEQWLDDALMQTIANENNLSETAFFVPEDDGFALRWFTPEAEVDLCGHATLATAHVLFQHMNYPHPSIRFGTRSGDLVVERRGDRLAMDFPAQPTQVVECPEALIKGLGVTPVAVEKRVDYLAVLETEAQVRALEPDLSELKKLDCRGIMATAQGDTKDFVSRFFAPSVGIAEDPVTGSAHCQLAPYWAKRLSKNTLAARQISKRGGDVDCELKGDRVTLVGSAVTVIKSELLL, from the coding sequence ATGAACCTGACCCAATACCAAGTCGATGCCTTCACCCAGCGTCCTTTCGAAGGCAATCCCGCCGCCGTCGTGCCTCTGGAACAATGGCTCGACGACGCCCTGATGCAGACCATCGCCAACGAAAACAACCTCTCGGAAACCGCCTTCTTTGTGCCTGAAGACGATGGCTTCGCGCTGCGCTGGTTTACTCCCGAGGCCGAAGTCGACCTCTGTGGGCACGCTACGCTGGCTACCGCCCACGTTCTGTTCCAACACATGAATTACCCACACCCAAGCATCCGCTTCGGCACCCGCAGCGGCGACCTGGTGGTTGAGCGAAGGGGTGACCGGTTGGCCATGGATTTCCCCGCACAGCCGACTCAAGTCGTTGAGTGTCCCGAAGCGCTTATCAAGGGTTTGGGGGTGACTCCGGTGGCCGTGGAAAAGAGAGTAGATTATTTGGCAGTACTGGAAACTGAGGCTCAAGTGCGAGCCTTAGAACCGGATCTGTCCGAGCTGAAAAAGCTCGACTGCCGGGGTATCATGGCTACCGCGCAGGGGGACACCAAAGACTTTGTCAGCCGCTTTTTTGCTCCGTCGGTAGGAATCGCCGAAGACCCAGTGACCGGATCGGCACACTGCCAGCTCGCTCCCTATTGGGCCAAAAGATTGTCCAAAAACACTCTGGCTGCCCGACAGATTTCCAAACGCGGCGGCGATGTGGATTGCGAGCTAAAAGGCGATAGGGTGACGCTGGTGGGGTCGGCGGTTACGGTGATCAAATCCGAGTTGTTGTTGTGA
- a CDS encoding TonB-dependent receptor family protein: protein MARHFASVSVRALRSALLVRAAPLSIAALIGAGAQAEGLETLVVTGEASEGDAFPGAASLAMDRQQTGMRIDSGELLQGLPGVQADSRSNYAQDTRVTLRGFGARSAFGVRGIDLQVDGIPLSTPDGQGQLSSVPVDEVDRVQVLRGPLAALYGNGAGGVIQFDSAAPEQNRLSGRVLAGEGDRQRQALTGEWREGAWGARFHGSRFTSDGERPHAEAERRQAGAQLYYQADSGIETVVRLDTSHDPLLQDPLGLSPERWREDPRAGNERAELFNTRKRIRHQQGSVTMRQAEGEHRWQAAIWQGQREVDQWLPFAGDDVTSSGAVIDLTRDFSGLRASYTRDLSLLDRPLEATLGASVERQEDRRRGYVNDQGETGALRRDELGEVDSRDLYGVLTWQPTDRWEITGGARHSDLSFAVDDYFVVPADGDNPGNPDDSGGRDDDFVALALGTTVRLNTQWEAFAGAGRGYETATLTEMAYRNEGSGLNTALSPAENRQIEAGLRWGLASPHRVTVSLFQIDSDDELVVDQSEGGRTTYRNAAETERWGLEAFGELALAPGWWARFSASYLDAEYASGLEAGNQLPGIADTNLYTQLRWEPLQDDRLGTALVARYRGEVATGDDNAVFAPSAVTWDWSVDSAHQWGDWLASGWLKLENLTDEQYVGAVIVNQGNGRSFEPAPGRQVSAGLNLEYRW, encoded by the coding sequence ATGGCTCGACATTTCGCCTCTGTTTCAGTCCGAGCATTGCGCTCGGCGCTCCTCGTCCGTGCGGCTCCGTTGTCCATTGCCGCCCTGATTGGCGCCGGCGCTCAGGCCGAGGGGCTGGAAACCCTGGTGGTGACCGGCGAGGCGAGCGAGGGAGATGCCTTTCCCGGGGCGGCGTCCCTGGCCATGGATCGCCAGCAGACGGGGATGCGCATCGACAGTGGCGAGTTGCTGCAGGGGTTGCCCGGCGTGCAGGCCGACAGCCGTTCCAATTACGCCCAGGATACCCGGGTGACCCTGCGCGGTTTTGGCGCCCGCTCGGCGTTCGGTGTACGCGGCATTGACCTGCAAGTGGACGGTATTCCTCTGAGTACGCCGGACGGCCAGGGGCAGCTCTCCAGTGTGCCGGTGGATGAAGTGGATCGAGTACAGGTCCTGCGCGGCCCGCTGGCGGCGTTGTATGGCAATGGCGCCGGCGGGGTGATCCAGTTTGACAGCGCCGCGCCCGAGCAGAACCGTCTCAGCGGGCGGGTTTTGGCCGGGGAGGGAGATCGGCAGCGTCAGGCGCTGACCGGCGAATGGCGAGAGGGCGCCTGGGGCGCTCGGTTCCACGGTTCGCGCTTTACCAGCGATGGCGAGCGGCCCCACGCGGAAGCCGAGCGGCGCCAGGCCGGGGCCCAGCTGTATTATCAGGCCGACAGCGGCATAGAAACGGTGGTGCGCCTGGACACCAGCCACGATCCGCTCTTGCAGGATCCGCTCGGCCTGTCGCCGGAGCGCTGGCGGGAGGACCCCCGTGCGGGCAACGAGCGCGCGGAGCTGTTCAACACCCGCAAGCGTATTCGCCATCAGCAGGGTTCGGTCACGATGCGCCAGGCGGAGGGTGAGCACCGCTGGCAGGCGGCGATCTGGCAGGGCCAGCGCGAGGTAGACCAGTGGCTGCCATTTGCCGGGGACGACGTGACCAGCTCTGGCGCGGTAATTGATCTGACCCGGGATTTTTCGGGCCTCCGGGCCAGCTACACCCGCGATCTTTCCCTGCTCGATCGCCCGCTGGAGGCGACCCTGGGGGCGAGTGTCGAGCGCCAGGAGGATCGGCGTCGTGGCTACGTCAATGATCAGGGCGAAACCGGAGCCCTGCGCCGTGACGAGCTGGGTGAAGTCGACAGTCGGGATCTGTATGGGGTGCTGACCTGGCAGCCCACCGATCGGTGGGAAATCACCGGCGGGGCCCGCCACAGCGACCTGTCCTTTGCGGTGGATGATTATTTTGTGGTGCCGGCGGATGGCGATAACCCGGGCAATCCGGACGACAGCGGTGGCCGGGACGATGATTTCGTCGCGCTGGCGTTGGGTACAACCGTTCGTCTGAACACCCAGTGGGAGGCGTTCGCCGGGGCCGGTCGGGGCTATGAAACCGCGACCCTGACCGAGATGGCCTACCGCAACGAGGGCTCCGGCCTGAATACCGCGCTGTCGCCGGCGGAAAACCGGCAGATTGAGGCGGGCCTGCGCTGGGGTCTGGCGTCGCCGCATCGGGTGACGGTGAGCCTGTTCCAGATCGACAGTGACGATGAGCTGGTGGTGGATCAATCCGAGGGTGGCCGTACCACCTACCGCAACGCCGCTGAGACCGAGCGCTGGGGCCTGGAGGCCTTCGGTGAGCTGGCCCTGGCGCCGGGCTGGTGGGCGCGTTTCAGTGCCAGCTATCTGGACGCGGAGTACGCATCCGGGCTCGAGGCGGGCAATCAGCTACCGGGCATTGCGGATACCAATCTCTATACCCAGTTGCGCTGGGAGCCGCTGCAGGATGATCGCCTGGGTACGGCGCTGGTGGCCCGCTATCGCGGTGAGGTGGCGACCGGCGATGACAATGCGGTGTTTGCGCCTTCGGCGGTCACCTGGGATTGGAGTGTGGATTCGGCCCATCAGTGGGGTGATTGGTTGGCCTCGGGTTGGCTGAAGCTGGAGAATCTGACCGATGAGCAGTATGTGGGTGCGGTAATCGTCAATCAGGGCAACGGCCGCTCGTTCGAGCCCGCCCCCGGTCGGCAGGTGAGTGCCGGCCTGAACCTCGAATACCGGTGGTAA
- a CDS encoding ABC transporter ATP-binding protein has product MSALLELDNIGCGYDGERVVEDLSLSLTEGDICCLLGPSGCGKTTVLRAIAGFLQPSAGRIELAGQLLASAEQSLAPEQRRVGMVFQDYALFPHLNVRDNLTFGLKNQSAREKARICDELLQLVKLEDLGHRYPHELSGGQQQRIALARALAPEPKLLLMDEPFSSLDVELRRALALEVRAILKERGITAIMVTHDQSEAFAMADRIGVLNAGQLQQWDTPFNLYHEPATRFVANFVGQGVFLAGYLLDRHTVRTELGDIEGNRCYEWLENTPVDILLRPDDVIHDDSSDKRAEVVAKVFAGTATLYTLQLPTGSRIQSAFPSHHDYAIGDHVGIRIEADHLIVFRREEQAVGGSHYGLETTES; this is encoded by the coding sequence ATGTCGGCACTGCTGGAACTCGACAACATCGGTTGTGGCTACGACGGCGAGCGAGTCGTTGAAGATCTGTCACTGTCGTTAACCGAAGGCGACATCTGTTGCCTGCTCGGCCCCAGCGGTTGCGGTAAAACCACCGTACTGCGCGCCATCGCCGGTTTTCTGCAACCCTCGGCGGGTCGCATTGAGCTGGCCGGACAGTTGCTGGCCTCGGCCGAGCAGTCCCTGGCGCCAGAGCAACGCCGGGTGGGCATGGTGTTTCAGGATTACGCGCTCTTCCCGCACCTGAATGTGCGCGACAACCTGACCTTTGGCCTGAAAAACCAGAGCGCCCGGGAGAAGGCCCGGATCTGTGATGAGCTGTTGCAGCTGGTCAAACTCGAGGACCTGGGCCACCGCTATCCCCACGAGCTCTCCGGCGGTCAACAACAGCGCATCGCCCTGGCCCGTGCCCTCGCGCCCGAGCCCAAACTGCTGCTGATGGACGAGCCCTTCTCCAGTCTGGATGTGGAACTGCGCCGGGCCCTGGCACTCGAGGTACGGGCGATTCTGAAAGAGCGCGGCATCACCGCGATCATGGTCACCCACGACCAGTCCGAAGCCTTTGCCATGGCGGATCGGATCGGTGTGCTGAATGCCGGACAGTTACAACAGTGGGATACCCCGTTCAACCTTTACCATGAACCCGCCACGCGCTTTGTCGCCAACTTTGTCGGGCAGGGCGTGTTTCTCGCGGGTTATCTGTTGGACCGACATACGGTGCGCACAGAACTGGGCGATATCGAAGGTAACCGCTGTTACGAGTGGCTGGAAAATACCCCGGTGGATATTCTGCTGCGCCCGGACGATGTCATTCACGATGACAGCAGTGATAAGCGCGCCGAAGTGGTCGCCAAGGTATTTGCCGGCACCGCCACGCTGTATACGTTACAGCTGCCCACCGGCAGCCGCATTCAGTCCGCGTTCCCCAGTCACCATGATTACGCCATCGGCGATCATGTGGGCATTCGTATTGAAGCGGATCATCTGATTGTCTTCCGGCGGGAAGAGCAAGCCGTGGGCGGCAGTCATTATGGTTTAGAGACCACCGAATCCTAG